The window ACTTCCTCGCCACGTGCCGCGGCTATCTTGTCGAGACCGATAAACTGCAGATTTGCATCGACGCGCCGGTATCCATCTACAGCCGCGAAATCACTCCGGACAATATCACCGAAGATAGTTTCACTTTTTGGCAGTCAGCCGATGAAGACGTATGCAATCGCATCACCATTGACTGGATAGACCCCGACAACAGCTACGAGCGAGTGACCGACGTCTTCCAAGATTCGGTCGACATCGCCGACCGCGGCGTGGTAGAAAAATCGATATCCCTGCTGCCCGTGACGCGCTCCGGGCAGGTGGGACATATGGGCTACTACCTGCTCAAGACGTCTCTGCTTGTGAGAAATTTCTGCTCGTTCGGAGTGGGGTTGAAAGACTGCGACATCCAGCCTGGTGAAGTGTTGTTGGTGACGTTCGAGGAATTCACCGGATGGAACAAAAAGCCGTTCCGCGTCGTCTCCGTGAGAGACGGGGGGCAGGACATTATGGTTGTGACCTGCTCGGAATATATCGCCGACGTGTACGACGACTCTGTGCTGGATATCACGCACCACATCGACACCAGCCTCACTATGAACTACAAGCCGAACGACGTGACGGAGCTGACGATAACGGAGCAGCTGGAGACCATGCAGGACGGCGGCTACAACCTCATTGCCAAGATCACATGGACGCCGCCGGCGAGCTACGACCACCTCGAACTCTGGTACCGCTACAGCTCCGAGGTAAGCTGGAAGCCTGCGGGCACGCTGCCGCGAGGCTCCGAAGAATACTATCTGCCCTGCACTGAAAAAATAGGCGACACGCTATACGTGAAGATATACGTCGTTTCGCGCCTCGGCGTACGCAGCGACGGACAAACCATAAGCAAAATACTGCGCGGCGACCTCACGCCGCCGGCTCCGCCGACGAACCTGCAGGGGACGGGCGGCTTCCGCATGGCGACGCTCACATGGACGGACCCCGGCGACGGCGACCTCGACCATATCGACATTTATCGCTCATTGGCATCCGATGCCGCCGAGATGACGAAAATAGGCTCGGCTCCACGTTTCGCACAGGAGTACATAGACAGCAATTTAGGCGTGCTGCAGACGGCGTGGTATAGACTCAAAGCAGTCGACGTGGCTGGAAACCAGAGCGTGTATTCCGCCGTCGTTTCCGCGACCAGCGAGGCGCTGAGCCCCTCCGACCTTCCCGACGGCACAATCCAGGAGTCGCACCTTGCGGCGGCGTTGCAGGCGGAGATAGCGAAAATCCCCGACATCGAGGTAGACATATCGGAGATAGTAGACGACGTGGCGGCGCGCGAGGCGCAGATACGCAGCGACGTCGAGACAATAAAAGAGGGCTTGCAGGACGACATCGCGCTCGTAGACCAGAAAGTCGACGCCACGGCGCAGAACCTGAGCGACCTCTCAGATGCAACGGATACAGCCGTGTCCCGTCTGTCGGGCGACATCAGCGCGGCGGCGCAGCAGGCGGCCGCGAACGTCGAAGCGGCGAAGACGCTGCTGCGCGGCGAGTCTAAGAACCTCACAGACGAAATGATGGAACAGCTCGACGCGCTATCCGAAGCCGTGATAGGAACGCTCAGCATGGTCAAAGACGTGGGCGACCGGCTCTCCGACGCCGGCGTATACGTAGACCCGGACAGCCGCGAAGTTCGCATCTACGGGCTCGACGTGCTGCGGCGCGAAACAGACCTGCGCATATCCAACGCCGAAATAATGCTCGACGCGCAGGCCGCGAAAATATCGCAAAAAGTCACCCTCGCGCAGGTAGACGAGCGCATCGCCGGCATGGCGTTCGACAACGTCGGACAACTGCTGCTTGAAGGCGTCAACGCGCGCATAGACGACGTATCGCAGGAATTAGACGCGCAAAAAGTCGAGCTCAGAAGCAAAGCGTCGAGCGTGATCGTACAGGAACACACCGCGCGCATTGCGCAGGCGGAAGCCGACCTGCAGGGACTCGACGCGGCCATAGCGCTCAAAGCCTCCCTCGTAGAACTCGACCTTGCCGTGGCGCGCATAGAAGCGGCCGAACTGAAAATAGACGCGCAGAACGGCACCATAAGCGGCTACGTCGGGCAGTACGCGGAAGACTTCGACGCGCTCGCGGAAGGCGTAATACAGAACGCCTCCAACCAATTCGAGAGCGACAAAGCGAACAGACAGGCTATCGCCTACGCCAAACAGGAACTCATCGGGCGGCTCAACATAGTCGACGGGCGGCTCGAAGCCGAAGCGGCGTCGAGACTGATACTCGAAGCGCAGATAAAAAACGCCGCCGCCTCGCTCATCTCCGAAAAAGAACTGCGGGCGCGGGAGGACGAAGCCATCGCCACGCTCGTAGACCGCGTGATAGTCGACGTCGATTCAAACCGCGCGGCGATAATCGAAGAAGCCGAGCTGCGGGCCGACAGAGACGAAGCCTATGGAAAAATGCACAACGCCATGATAGCGAGCGTAGACGACTCGGCCGGCGACGCGGATTTAGCCGCCCTCATATCCGGATTCAGGGGCGAGCAGTCCATACGCCGGCAGATGGCCGGATTTTACAGCGATCTGGACGCGCGCGTAAAAGAAAACGAAATCGCCGAAGCGACGAAACGCGAAGCCCTCGTCGCCCAGATGAACGAAAACAAAGCGCTGATAGAAACCGAACAACTCGTCCGCGCGGCGGAAAACGAAGCGCTCGCCCTGCGCATAGACGACGTCTTCGTCGAAGTCGGCGACGCGAAAGCCGCGATAACCGAAGAGGCGCAGGCCCGCGCCGACCAGTACGGTGCGCTCGCCACGCAGATAAGCGGCATAAGCGCCGGCTCCTCCATCGACAAACAGGAATTGCTCGACGCGATAGCGGCCG of the Synergistes jonesii genome contains:
- a CDS encoding phage tail protein, with product MVTVAAGALLGWAFSGTLTSIFTGMTVWGAVMFGASLGSLVGGFIAQRNISDYDNSPTYSFGPISNTMSQLVPIPVIYGRCRVAGNIIYQAFADDKKEEQDLYILVGEGPVTAINDVMANDQYPANLDGCSVTTYLNTTAATHDGRDPSGVRPYPDDVALICLTLKAQEKLNGTPTVTSIVDGVKVWTPSGFTWSRNPIWIILDILCHPRYGLGYGTVTNGVYQHPDWDKIDYACAVAAAAYCDGVVSYGRRFQLDFTLDTQRPIRDVLADFLATCRGYLVETDKLQICIDAPVSIYSREITPDNITEDSFTFWQSADEDVCNRITIDWIDPDNSYERVTDVFQDSVDIADRGVVEKSISLLPVTRSGQVGHMGYYLLKTSLLVRNFCSFGVGLKDCDIQPGEVLLVTFEEFTGWNKKPFRVVSVRDGGQDIMVVTCSEYIADVYDDSVLDITHHIDTSLTMNYKPNDVTELTITEQLETMQDGGYNLIAKITWTPPASYDHLELWYRYSSEVSWKPAGTLPRGSEEYYLPCTEKIGDTLYVKIYVVSRLGVRSDGQTISKILRGDLTPPAPPTNLQGTGGFRMATLTWTDPGDGDLDHIDIYRSLASDAAEMTKIGSAPRFAQEYIDSNLGVLQTAWYRLKAVDVAGNQSVYSAVVSATSEALSPSDLPDGTIQESHLAAALQAEIAKIPDIEVDISEIVDDVAAREAQIRSDVETIKEGLQDDIALVDQKVDATAQNLSDLSDATDTAVSRLSGDISAAAQQAAANVEAAKTLLRGESKNLTDEMMEQLDALSEAVIGTLSMVKDVGDRLSDAGVYVDPDSREVRIYGLDVLRRETDLRISNAEIMLDAQAAKISQKVTLAQVDERIAGMAFDNVGQLLLEGVNARIDDVSQELDAQKVELRSKASSVIVQEHTARIAQAEADLQGLDAAIALKASLVELDLAVARIEAAELKIDAQNGTISGYVGQYAEDFDALAEGVIQNASNQFESDKANRQAIAYAKQELIGRLNIVDGRLEAEAASRLILEAQIKNAAASLISEKELRAREDEAIATLVDRVIVDVDSNRAAIIEEAELRADRDEAYGKMHNAMIASVDDSAGDADLAALISGFRGEQSIRRQMAGFYSDLDARVKENEIAEATKREALVAQMNENKALIETEQLVRAAENEALALRIDDVFVEVGDAKAAITEEAQARADQYGALATQISGISAGSSIDKQELLDAIAAESQARIDAIEAEAAARGTALTAEEQARIAAIQQEAADRSAAIAEAVGEERRQRTADVMEVREANSRGLESYGTLLSFQIADSREADGEALMQTLLSNENALKEQKRRLAAHYEYLDSRVNELGVAQAEDREALIVMMGGNIAAIKREQYVLADKNEALAKDIQTLFAEVGDANAAIIAEQEARASADAAAVSKVDTLSATVESNKSEATAAVQSEADARIAAIEAEAAARGTALTAEENARIAAIQAESTARQQAINSEATARIAAVREEREARVSGDNALSGRINTLVSDVGGAMSAITEEAQTRAAKDEAYGRLGTSMIAASDEDAGEAALYAAILAYNIGRKLTEQFAVYYNTLDTRIKQGLLSEAQARELMAAKLAAAQAAIETEKIVRADRDGALASTITTVQAKVTTEETERKAAIQDERTARVNADNALASRVSTVEAKSGGNEAAIQTLSEVTAGKPDIYNQATAPAGTVDKPLKLGDLWINPNNEISRWNGAAWVKCTDKELTDFKAQAAAATWLKTQVSSGGRKVVAGLGLLATAGNGSEFVILADRFYLVKDKNGELVQPFAVDASDPNDPKVVIEGNFFVQALKNGGYADATGWIIGDKIAAHSKIQLGAGGEFIAGGGAKFQMGNGAVFIDSETAQMMLRDPANLTTGDYIRIISGDISTYKYIAGA